In Primulina eburnea isolate SZY01 chromosome 3, ASM2296580v1, whole genome shotgun sequence, one DNA window encodes the following:
- the LOC140825544 gene encoding leucine-rich repeat receptor-like protein kinase PXC1 yields MDLYLIFLLFLLPFLSGTGATSDTAALSLLRSQADLHGTLLSNWTTTTTACTANWAGVKCTNNRVTTLSLPYLNLRGPMDALSSLDQLRFIDLRGNRLNGTLTPISHCLNLKLIYLSGNDFSGEIPLEFSSLHRLLRLDLSNNNLQGPIPSNLSKLSRLHTLHLQNNEISGTIPDLLESLPQLKELNLSNNELNGMVPKSLLSKFGETSFSGNEGLCGNNPFPPCSYTGERPASPQTVLFNPSSLPSSSSTTIEESSSKHHKRLGNGAIVAIVVANSALLLVIGSFVVAYYCGKCPRDSNSMTGSEGAKRRNGHSGEKRAYANKGGGDSDGTNATDKSRLVFFDRKKQFELEDLLRASAEMLGKGSLGTVYKAMLDDGCIVAVKRLKDANPCARKEFEQYMDVIGKIRHPNVVRLRGYYYAREEKLLVYDYLPNGSLHSLLHGNRGPGRIPLDWTTRISLVLGAARGLARIHEEYAASKIPHGNVKSSNILLDKNGVSCISDFGLSLLLSPVHAIAKLGGYIAPEQAEIKRLSQKSDVYSFGVLLLEVLTGKVPSQHSSLNRARVREEETSVDLPKWVQSVVRDEWTAEVFDPELFRYKNIEEELVSMLHVAMACVVPQPEKRPTMAEAVKMIEEMRVEQSPLGEEYDESRTSLSPSLPTTEDALA; encoded by the exons ATGGACCTCTACTTGATTTTTCTCCTCTTCCTCCTCCCATTCCTCAGCGGTACAGGTGCCACCAGCGATACCGCTGCCCTCTCCCTCCTCCGGTCCCAAGCCGACCTCCACGGAACACTCCTCTCCAACTGGACCACCACCACCACAGCATGCACGGCCAATTGGGCAGGAGTGAAGTGCACCAACAACCGTGTGACCACCCTCTCCCTCCCCTACCTCAACCTCCGCGGCCCCATGGACGCGCTCTCATCTTTGGATCAGCTACGCTTCATTGATTTGCGTGGCAACCGCCTTAATGGCACCCTCACTCCGATTTCCCACTGCCTTAACCTCAAGCTCATCTACCTCTCCGGAAACGACTTTTCCGGTGAAATCCCTCTAGAGTTCTCATCCCTCCACCGGCTCCTTCGCCTTGATCTCTCCAACAACAATCTCCAAGGTCCAATCCCCTCCAACCTCTCAAAATTATCCCGCTTGCACACTCTTCACCTCCAAAACAATGAGATTTCAGGGACAATTCCAGACTTGCTTGAGTCACTTCCACAGCTTAAAGAATTGAATCTGTCAAACAATGAACTAAATGGAATGGTTCCAAAGTCATTATTATCAAAATTCGGCGAAACCAGTTTTTCTGGCAATGAAGGGCTCTGTGGGAACAACCCCTTTCCGCCGTGTTCATACACAGGTGAACGACCAGCATCGCCACAAACTGTACTGTTCAATCCCAGTTCACTTCCCTCCTCATCAAGTACAACAATTGAAGAATCATCAAGCAAGCATCACAAAAGACTCGGCAACGGAGCAATAGTAGCAATAGTAGTGGCTAATTCAGCCCTTTTACTGGTGATAGGGTCTTTTGTGGTAGCATACTACTGTGGGAAGTGCCCGAGAGACTCAAATTCAATGACGGGAAGTGAGGGTGCAAAGAGAAGAAATGGCCACTCGGGAGAAAAGAGAGCGTATGCTAATAAAGGAGGGGGAGATAGTGATGGTACAAATGCCACTGATAAGAGTAGACTAGTGTTTTTTGACAGAAAAAAGCAATTTGAACTCGAGGATTTGCTCCGGGCATCGGCTGAAATGCTTGGTAAAGGGAGTCTGGGGACGGTGTATAAAGCCATGCTTGATGATGGATGCATCGTGGCTGTAAAAAGGCTCAAGGATGCAAATCCTTGTGCTAGGAAAGAGTTTGAGCAGTACATGGATGTGATTGGGAAGATTAGACATCCTAATGTAGTGAGACTTAGAGGTTATTATTATGCAAGGGAAGAGAAGTTGCTTGTGTATGATTATCTGCCTAATGGGAGCTTACATTCACTTCTCCATG GAAACAGAGGACCTGGGAGAATACCACTGGATTGGACAACAAGAATCAGCTTAGTTCTTGGGGCAGCTCGAGGGCTCGCAAGAATTCATGAAGAGTATGCAGCTTCCAAAATCCCTCATGGCAATGTGAAATCATCAAACATATTACTAGATAAAAATGGAGTTTCTTGCATTTCGGATTTCGGATTGTCGTTACTTTTGAGTCCCGTGCATGCCATAGCTAAATTGGGAGGGTATATAGCACCAGAGCAAGCAGAAATCAAGAGACTTTCACAAAAGTCTGATGTTTACAGCTTTGGAGTGCTGTTACTAGAAGTACTCACAGGGAAGGTTCCATCACAGCATTCTTCCCTAAATCGGGCTAGAGTTAGAGAGGaggaaacatcagttgatttaccAAAATGGGTTCAGTCTGTTGTGCGGGATGAGTGGACAGCTGAAGTGTTTGATCCAGAATTGTTCAGGTACAAGAATATTGAGGAAGAATTGGTATCGATGCTTCATGTGGCCATGGCTTGTGTGGTGCCACAGCCTGAAAAAAGGCCTACAATGGCTGAAGCTGTTAAAATGATAGAGGAGATGAGGGTGGAGCAATCTCCTTTAGGGGAAGAGTATGATGAATCACGTACTTCACTTTCCCCCTCACTTCCGACTACGGAAGATGCGTTGGCTTGA
- the LOC140825547 gene encoding uncharacterized protein: MELNVMSGGTHPNRNPDILGLEMSLHHHISPPPQNSPLLPQQQQLPMISYGHNEGDYHPQTQKSLKQGYPFSVISKNQTLTLSDDDEPGLAVENSADDGKKKTSPWHRMKWTDDMVRLLIVVVFYIGDEVGSEGNDPVNKKKNGVILQKKGKWKSVSRALMERGHFVSPQQCEDKFNDLNKRYKRVNEILGKGTACQVVENQTLLDTMGHLSSKMKDEVKKLLNSKHLFFREMCAYHNSCGHAGAAAPVSGGVQHSPQEVAAEPTQGLVQCQQQRCFHSSESIPVMPNINREESHEGSKSVKGICVEDDYGDEDEEDEDEEDESDEVIGGGSRCHDRAHDDDINEMDERSSRKREREWPCHSAPLIRQLESELINTLQDGTRGPFEKRQWLRTKLMQLEEQSVGIQYQTLELEKQRLKWLKFSAKKEREMEREKLLNERMKLENERMVLLIRQKEHDFLDHPQIPQQSSNKKSDPSSISR; the protein is encoded by the coding sequence ATGGAATTGAATGTTATGTCTGGTGGAACGCACCCAAATAGAAATCCTGATATTTTAGGCCTGGAAATGTCACTCCACCACCACATATCACCACCACCACAAAACTCTCCCCTTTTGCCGCAGCAACAGCAGCTCCCCATGATTTCATATGGGCATAATGAAGGCGATTACCACCCACAAACTCAGAAATCTTTGAAACAAGGGTACCCATTTTCAGTAATATCCAAGAATCAAACTTTAACATTGAGTGATGATGATGAGCCTGGACTCGCGGTCGAGAACAGTGCTGATGATGGGAAGAAGAAAACTTCGCCTTGGCACAGAATGAAGTGGACTGATGATATGGTGAGGTTATTGATTGTGGTTGTGTTTTATATTGGTGATGAGGTTGGCTCCGAGGGTAATGATCCTGTTAATAAGAAGAAAAATGGGGTGATTTTGCAGAAGAAGGGGAAATGGAAATCAGTGTCGCGGGCTTTGATGGAGAGGGGACATTTCGTGTCTCCACAGCAATGTGAAGACAAGTTCAATGATTTGAATAAGAGGTACAAGAGGGTTAATGAGATTCTTGGAAAGGGAACGGCTTGCCAAGTTGTGGAGAATCAGACTTTGCTAGATACAATGGGCCACTTATCTTCTAAAATGAAGGACGAAGTCAAGAAATTGCTGAATTCCAAGCACTTGTTTTTCAGGGAGATGTGTGCTTATCATAATAGTTGTGGCCACGCAGGTGCTGCTGCCCCTGTAAGTGGTGGTGTTCAGCATTCGCCTCAAGAGGTGGCCGCAGAGCCAACTCAAGGTCTAGTACAGTGTCAGCAGCAGAGGTGCTTCCACTCGTCAGAAAGCATACCGGTCATGCCTAACATAAATCGAGAGGAGAGTCACGAGGGATCTAAATCGGTAAAAGGGATATGTGTTGAAGATGATTACGGTGATGAAGATGAGGAGGATGAAGATGAGGAGGATGAATCTGATGAGGTGATAGGTGGAGGATCACGATGTCATGACCGGGCACATGATGATGACATCAATGAAATGGATGAACGATCATCAAGAAAGAGAGAGAGGGAATGGCCTTGTCATTCTGCGCCTCTGATTCGACAACTGGAATCTGAGTTAATTAACACATTGCAAGATGGTACGAGGGGTCCCTTCGAGAAGAGGCAGTGGTTGAGAACAAAACTGATGCAATTGGAGGAGCAAAGTGTCGGTATCCAGTACCAGACGTTGGAGCTGGAAAAACAGCGTTTAAAATGGCTGAAATTCAGTGCCAAGAAAGAGAGGGAAATGGAGAGGGAAAAGCTCTTGAATGAAAGAATGAAGTTGGAGAATGAGAGAATGGTTCTCTTAATTCGGCAAAAGGAGCATGATTTCCTTGATCATCCACAGATTCCGCAGCAATCCTCTAACAAGAAGAGCGACCCGTCTTCGATTAGTCGATGA
- the LOC140825546 gene encoding probable glycosyltransferase At5g03795, with protein MRNKDLCFVMMERSKNRLCLCWKTSSSSIRLSVILLPLVLVSGLVALFCTKSSSWMFVRDYYDSSGTVLLKGFVPGGEGRETGDRERAELLSRDHNSLGISGVPPETVQPVHDKEEKPLSTETRSQAVTLFDNTLAPPSSARISRNISNLLRVEATLQQARAAIRNAGNNNHTEDTDYIPDGPIYRNALLFHRSYLEMEKKLKVFVYEEGEQPIFHNGPCGSIYSIEGNFMSKIECSRFRTRNPEDAHVFFLPFSVASIVHFIYQKNIPDQWQPMKQTVRDYVDLLAVKYPYWNRSSGSDHFMLACHDWGPELSKSVPELFKNSIRALCNANTSEGFQPSKDVSIPEINLVGGVMPGLLGSPAPWKRPILVFFAGGLHGPIRPILLDHWENKDPDVQVHKYLPENMSYFSMMRQSKYCICPSGYEVASPRMVEALYMGCVPVLMKDHYAPPFGDVLNWKSFSVEISTDEIPNMKKILQTIPMRRYVRMHKRGVQVRRHFEVNLVPQRYDVFHMTLHSIWLRRLNILLHEELG; from the exons ATGAGAAATAAAGATTTGTGCTTCGTTATGATGGAAAGGAGTAAGAACAGGCTGTGTTTGTGCTGGAAAACATCGTCGTCTTCTATTAGACTATCGGTGATCTTGCTTCCATTGGTGTTGGTTTCTGGGCTGGTGGCTTTATTTTGTACGAAGTCGTCGAGTTGGATGTTTGTCCGGGATTACTATGATTCGAGCGGTACTGTATTATTGAAGGGTTTTGTTCCGGGCGGCGAAGGAAGGGAAACGGGAGACAGAGAAAGGGCGGAGTTGCTATCGAGGGATCACAACAGTCTCGGTATCTCCGGCGTGCCACCGGAGACGGTACAGCCG GTACATGACAAGGAAGAAAAACCCTTGAGCACAGAAACTAGATCCCAAGCTGTCACATTATTCGATAACACTCTTGCTCCTCCATCAAGTGCAAGAATCAGCAGAAACATCAGCAATTTACTAAGAGTCGAGGCCACGCTGCAGCAAGCTCGAGCCGCAATTAGAAATGCAGGGAACAACAATCATACAGAGGATACGGACTACATCCCGGATGGTCCAATTTACCGGAATGCTCTTTTGTTCCACCG GAGTTACTTGGAGATGGAAAAGAAGCTCAAAGTATTCGTATACGAAGAAGGGGAGCAGCCCATTTTTCACAACGGTCCTTGTGGAAGCATCTATTCTATAGAGGGAAATTTCATGTCCAAGATTGAATGTAGCAGATTTCGAACAAGGAATCCTGAGGATGCACATGTTTTCTTCCTTCCATTTAGTGTGGCATCCATAGTCCACTTCATTTACCAGAAGAATATTCCGGATCAATGGCAGCCGATGAAGCAGACGGTGAGGGACTACGTGGATCTGCTCGCTGTAAAGTATCCTTATTGGAATCGAAGCAGCGGATCCGATCATTTCATGCTTGCTTGCCATGATTGG GGGCCTGAGCTTTCGAAGTCTGTTCCGGAGCTATTCAAGAACTCGATTCGAGCTTTGTGCAATGCGAACACATCCGAAGGGTTTCAGCCCTCGAAAGATGTATCCATACCTGAAATCAACCTCGTAGGTGGCGTAATGCCCGGCTTGCTTGGCAGCCCAGCCCCATGGAAACGCCCGATTCTCGTATTCTTTGCGGGAGGCCTCCACGGCCCCATCAGGCCTATCCTTCTAGACCATTGGGAGAACAAAGATCCAGACGTTCAAGTTCACAAGTACCTACCAGAAAACATGTCGTATTTCTCAATGATGAGACAAAGCAAGTACTGCATTTGTCCCAGTGGGTACGAGGTCGCGAGCCCGAGGATGGTCGAAGCCCTGTACATGGGGTGCGTCCCCGTGCTAATGAAAGATCACTACGCGCCCCCGTTCGGCGATGTCCTAAACTGGAAGTCGTTTTCGGTGGAGATCTCGACGGACGAGATTCCTAACATGAAGAAAATTCTACAAACAATCCCTATGAGACGGTACGTGAGGATGCACAAGAGGGGTGTGCAAGTTAGGCGACATTTTGAGGTCAATTTGGTTCCTCAAAGGTACGATGTGTTTCATATGACTCTTCATTCCATTTGGTTGAGGAGACTTAACATTCTACTTCACGAAGAATTGGGATga